In Streptococcus sp. SN-1, a single genomic region encodes these proteins:
- a CDS encoding GNAT family N-acetyltransferase, with amino-acid sequence MTRAELPERLETERLILRVRTVADAEDIFDYASCPEVSYPVGFLPVKTLEDEVYYLEHILPELNQKENLPAGYGIVVKGTDKVIGSVDFNHRHADDVLELGYTLHPDYWGRGYVPEAARALIDLAFKELGLHKIELTCFGYNLQSQRVAEKLGFTLEARIRERKDIQGIRCDSLIYGLLRSEWEVI; translated from the coding sequence ATGACAAGAGCTGAGTTGCCAGAACGGTTGGAAACAGAGCGACTTATCCTACGAGTCCGTACAGTGGCTGATGCTGAGGATATCTTTGACTATGCCAGCTGTCCGGAAGTCTCTTACCCAGTAGGCTTTCTACCCGTCAAGACCTTGGAAGATGAGGTTTACTATCTAGAGCATATCCTTCCCGAACTCAATCAAAAGGAGAATCTCCCAGCTGGCTATGGGATTGTCGTCAAAGGAACCGATAAAGTCATTGGTTCTGTTGACTTCAACCACCGTCATGCGGATGATGTGCTAGAGCTTGGCTATACCTTGCATCCAGATTATTGGGGCAGAGGATATGTACCAGAAGCAGCGCGTGCCTTGATTGATCTAGCTTTTAAAGAACTTGGTCTTCACAAGATTGAACTAACTTGCTTTGGATATAACCTTCAAAGTCAACGAGTCGCGGAAAAGCTTGGCTTTACCCTCGAAGCTCGCATAAGAGAACGTAAAGATATTCAAGGAATCCGCTGTGACAGTCTGATATATGGTTTGCTGAGAAGTGAGTGGGAGGTAATTTGA
- a CDS encoding valine--tRNA ligase: MSKELSPKYNPAEVEAGRYQKWLDADVFKPSGDQKAKPYSIVIPPPNVTGKLHLGHAWDTTLQDIIIRQKRMQGFDTLWLPGMDHAGIATQAKVEERLRGEGISRYDLGRESFLTKVWEWKDEYATTIKEQWGKMGLSVDYSRERFTLDEGLSKAVRKVFVDLYKKGWIYRGEFIINWDPAARTALSDIEVIHKDVEGAFYHMNYMLEDGSRALEVATTRPETMFGDVAVAVNPEDPRYKDLIGKNVILPIANKLIPIVGDEHADPEFGTGVVKITPAHDPNDFLVGQRHNLPQVNVMNDDGTMNELAFEFAGMDRFEARKAVVAKLEEIGALVKIEKRVHSVGHSERTGVVVEPRLSTQWFVKMDQLAKNAISNQDTEDKVEFYPPRFNDTFLQWMENVHDWVISRQLWWGHQIPAWYNAEGEMYVGEEAPEGDGWTQDEDVLDTWFSSALWPFSTMGWPDVDSADFKRYYPTSTLVTGYDIIPFWVSRMIFQGLEFTGKSPFKNALIHGLIRDEQGRKMSKSLGNGIDPMDVIDKYGTDSLRWFLSNGSAPGQDVRFSYEKMDASWNFINKIWNISRYILMNNEGLTLEQATANVEKVVNKEAGNVTDRWILHNLNETIGKVTENFDKFEFGVAGHILYNFIWDEFADWYVELTKEVLYSDNEEEKVITRSVLLYTLDKILRLLHPIMPFVTEEIFGQISEGSIVTAEYPTVNPAFEDLAAHTGVESLKDLIRAVRNARAEVNVAPSKPITILVKTSDSDLETFFNSNVNYIKRFTNPEHLEIASNIPAPELAMSSVITGAELYLPLADLLNVEEELARLDKELAKWQKELDMVGKKLSNERFVANAKPEVVQKERDKQADYQAKYDATVARIDEMKKLVR, translated from the coding sequence ATGTCTAAAGAACTTTCACCTAAATACAATCCAGCCGAGGTTGAGGCTGGTCGTTACCAAAAATGGCTTGATGCCGATGTTTTTAAGCCTTCAGGCGATCAAAAGGCTAAGCCATATTCTATCGTTATTCCACCACCAAACGTAACTGGTAAACTTCACCTTGGTCACGCTTGGGATACGACTTTGCAGGATATCATTATCCGTCAAAAACGCATGCAAGGTTTTGATACCCTTTGGCTTCCAGGGATGGACCACGCGGGGATTGCTACTCAGGCTAAGGTTGAGGAGCGCTTGCGTGGAGAGGGCATTAGCCGTTATGACCTAGGTCGTGAATCTTTCTTGACGAAGGTCTGGGAATGGAAAGACGAATATGCCACTACTATCAAGGAACAATGGGGCAAGATGGGGCTCTCTGTCGACTACTCTCGCGAGCGTTTCACTCTTGATGAAGGCTTGTCAAAAGCTGTTCGTAAGGTCTTTGTGGACCTTTACAAGAAAGGATGGATCTACCGTGGTGAGTTTATCATCAACTGGGACCCAGCAGCTCGCACAGCCCTTTCTGATATTGAGGTGATTCACAAGGATGTCGAAGGTGCCTTCTACCACATGAACTACATGCTGGAAGATGGCTCACGCGCCCTTGAAGTTGCGACCACTCGTCCTGAGACCATGTTTGGAGACGTTGCAGTTGCGGTCAATCCAGAAGACCCACGCTACAAGGACTTGATCGGTAAAAACGTCATCCTTCCAATCGCTAATAAATTGATTCCAATCGTTGGGGATGAGCATGCTGATCCTGAGTTTGGTACAGGTGTCGTGAAAATCACACCTGCCCACGATCCAAACGACTTCTTGGTTGGTCAACGCCATAACTTGCCACAAGTTAACGTCATGAACGACGACGGAACTATGAACGAGCTTGCCTTTGAATTTGCAGGCATGGACCGTTTTGAAGCTCGTAAAGCAGTCGTTGCTAAGTTGGAAGAAATCGGTGCCCTTGTTAAAATCGAAAAACGTGTCCACAGTGTTGGTCACTCAGAACGTACAGGTGTTGTGGTTGAGCCACGCTTGTCAACGCAATGGTTTGTCAAGATGGACCAATTGGCTAAGAATGCCATTTCCAACCAAGACACAGAAGACAAGGTAGAATTCTACCCACCTCGTTTCAACGATACCTTCCTTCAATGGATGGAAAATGTCCACGACTGGGTTATCTCTCGTCAGCTCTGGTGGGGGCACCAAATCCCTGCTTGGTACAATGCAGAAGGTGAAATGTACGTCGGTGAAGAAGCTCCAGAAGGTGACGGATGGACTCAGGACGAAGATGTCTTGGATACTTGGTTCAGTTCTGCCCTCTGGCCATTCTCAACCATGGGCTGGCCTGATGTCGATTCAGCAGACTTCAAACGTTATTATCCAACATCAACTTTGGTGACTGGTTATGATATTATCCCGTTCTGGGTATCTCGAATGATTTTCCAAGGTTTGGAATTTACTGGCAAGTCGCCATTCAAAAATGCCTTGATTCATGGTCTCATTCGTGATGAGCAAGGACGCAAGATGTCGAAATCTCTCGGTAACGGGATTGATCCAATGGATGTTATTGATAAGTACGGAACAGATAGCCTTCGTTGGTTCCTTTCAAACGGTTCTGCACCAGGACAAGACGTGCGTTTCTCTTACGAGAAAATGGATGCTTCATGGAACTTCATTAACAAGATTTGGAACATCTCTCGCTACATCCTCATGAACAATGAAGGTTTGACCCTTGAGCAAGCAACTGCCAATGTCGAAAAAGTGGTCAACAAGGAAGCTGGAAATGTCACAGACCGCTGGATTCTCCACAACCTCAATGAAACCATCGGCAAAGTCACTGAAAACTTTGACAAGTTTGAGTTTGGTGTCGCTGGACACATCCTCTACAACTTCATTTGGGATGAATTTGCGGACTGGTACGTTGAGTTGACCAAGGAAGTCCTTTACAGCGATAATGAAGAAGAGAAAGTCATCACACGTTCTGTCCTCCTTTACACTTTGGACAAGATCCTTCGTCTCCTTCACCCAATCATGCCATTCGTGACAGAGGAAATCTTTGGACAAATCTCAGAAGGCTCTATCGTGACAGCAGAATACCCAACTGTCAATCCAGCCTTTGAAGACCTTGCTGCTCACACAGGTGTAGAAAGCCTCAAAGACTTGATCCGTGCCGTTCGGAATGCGCGTGCAGAAGTAAACGTAGCGCCAAGCAAGCCTATTACAATTCTTGTCAAGACAAGCGATAGCGACTTGGAAACCTTCTTTAACAGCAATGTCAACTACATCAAACGCTTCACAAATCCAGAACACTTGGAAATCGCATCAAACATCCCTGCACCTGAACTGGCTATGTCAAGCGTCATCACAGGAGCAGAACTCTACCTGCCACTCGCAGACCTCCTCAATGTCGAAGAAGAATTGGCTCGTCTCGACAAGGAACTGGCTAAATGGCAAAAAGAACTGGATATGGTCGGTAAGAAGCTCTCTAACGAACGCTTCGTAGCCAACGCCAAACCAGAAGTCGTCCAAAAAGAACGCGACAAACAAGCCGACTACCAAGCCAAATACGATGCGACCGTCGCACGTATTGATGAGATGAAGAAGTTGGTGAGGTAG
- a CDS encoding helicase translates to MSKKLNRKKQLRNSLRRAGAFSSTVTKVVEETKKVVKRAEKSASQAGKAVSKKVEQAVEATKEQAQKVANSVEDFAANLGGLPLDRAKTFYDEGIKSASDFKNWTEKELLALKGIGPATIKKLKENGIKFK, encoded by the coding sequence ATGTCAAAGAAACTCAATCGTAAAAAACAATTACGAAATAGCCTCCGTCGTGCAGGTGCTTTTTCAAGTACTGTGACTAAGGTTGTAGAAGAGACAAAAAAAGTCGTAAAACGTGCTGAGAAGTCAGCAAGCCAAGCTGGTAAGGCTGTTTCTAAAAAAGTTGAACAAGCAGTAGAAGCTACCAAAGAGCAAGCTCAAAAAGTAGCCAATTCTGTAGAAGATTTTGCAGCAAACTTGGGTGGACTTCCACTTGATCGTGCCAAAACTTTCTATGATGAAGGAATCAAGTCTGCTTCAGATTTCAAAAACTGGACTGAAAAAGAACTCCTTGCCTTGAAAGGAATCGGCCCAGCTACCATCAAGAAATTGAAGGAAAATGGCATCAAGTTCAAGTAA
- a CDS encoding AAA family ATPase, which translates to MHLFIIGAPASGKMTLGQELSRLTDATLFYNHQAIDFALEIYQDFTEEMWEFVRGMTFSFLGASARNQRSVILTDVIDFSNRYQLLYLKQIQDLLDDYHQEILFVELETSLEERLHRNRTENRLKHKPLKRHIEVSEREILDTAETLQLNSQHQPNELHHYFKINNTSLTAKEAAKQIQNKMNTIEKGQTHI; encoded by the coding sequence ATGCATCTTTTCATCATTGGTGCTCCAGCATCAGGAAAAATGACTCTTGGTCAAGAGTTATCTCGACTGACAGATGCTACACTATTTTATAACCATCAAGCTATTGATTTTGCACTAGAAATCTATCAGGACTTTACAGAGGAAATGTGGGAATTTGTTCGTGGAATGACCTTTTCTTTCCTTGGAGCAAGTGCAAGAAATCAGCGATCAGTAATTTTAACAGACGTAATTGATTTTTCAAATCGGTACCAGCTGCTGTATTTGAAGCAAATTCAGGATTTGTTGGATGACTATCATCAAGAGATTCTTTTTGTGGAGTTGGAAACAAGTCTTGAGGAGCGCTTACATCGAAATCGAACGGAGAACCGATTGAAGCACAAGCCCTTAAAACGACATATTGAGGTATCTGAAAGAGAAATTTTAGATACAGCTGAAACACTTCAATTAAATTCCCAACATCAACCGAATGAGTTGCACCATTACTTTAAAATAAATAATACGAGTTTGACTGCAAAAGAAGCTGCTAAGCAAATTCAAAATAAAATGAATACAATAGAGAAAGGACAAACACATATCTAA
- a CDS encoding DUF1912 family protein: MSYEQEFMKEFEAWVNTQIMINDMAHKESQKVYEEDQDERAKDAMIRYESRLDAYQFLLGKFENFKAGKGFHDLPDGLFGERNY; this comes from the coding sequence ATGAGTTACGAACAAGAATTTATGAAGGAATTTGAAGCCTGGGTCAATACCCAAATCATGATCAACGACATGGCGCACAAGGAAAGCCAAAAAGTCTACGAAGAAGACCAGGACGAGCGTGCCAAAGATGCCATGATTCGCTACGAAAGCCGCTTGGATGCTTATCAGTTCTTGCTTGGTAAGTTTGAAAACTTCAAAGCAGGCAAGGGATTCCATGATTTGCCAGATGGCTTATTCGGTGAGCGAAATTATTAA
- a CDS encoding flavin reductase family protein: MKQSFKTSKLYYGFPIFILGYQDQNFEQNITTCSSSYSLGDWLVIGVGAEENAAEQIKHYQKFTVNIPDENFMLEMERAGFISHREKLKHLGLDYEISKQTQAPILNDCPVVLDCQVDRIIEEDGICHIFAKIIERLADPELLDDKGHFKNVRFAPTYFMGDGHQRVYRYLDDRVDPMGSFIKKARKKDDKS, encoded by the coding sequence ATGAAGCAATCTTTTAAAACAAGTAAACTCTACTATGGTTTTCCTATTTTCATTTTGGGGTATCAGGACCAGAACTTTGAGCAGAATATCACGACCTGCAGTTCCTCTTATAGCTTGGGAGATTGGCTGGTCATCGGTGTTGGAGCTGAGGAAAATGCGGCTGAGCAAATCAAGCATTACCAGAAGTTTACTGTGAATATCCCTGATGAAAATTTCATGCTTGAGATGGAGCGGGCTGGCTTTATCAGTCATCGAGAGAAATTGAAACATCTGGGGCTAGACTACGAGATTTCTAAACAGACTCAGGCACCGATTTTAAATGATTGTCCAGTAGTATTGGATTGTCAAGTAGATCGGATTATCGAGGAAGATGGAATCTGTCATATCTTTGCTAAGATTATCGAACGACTAGCTGATCCAGAACTTTTGGATGACAAGGGGCATTTTAAGAATGTCCGTTTTGCGCCGACTTACTTTATGGGGGATGGCCACCAGCGCGTTTATCGTTATCTAGATGACCGAGTAGACCCTATGGGGAGCTTCATTAAGAAAGCGAGGAAGAAAGATGACAAGAGCTGA
- a CDS encoding virulence RhuM family protein, with the protein MNEISNFILYTTPNGHVQLDILLQDENLWLTQKGLAELFGVERSVITKHLKNIYDSGELDKMSTCAKFAQVQQEGNRTVRRELEYYNLDAIISVGYRVNSSKATQFRIWATKTLKEFIIKGFVLDDERLKQGQTVFGQDYFRELLERIRSIRSSERRIYQQITDIFAECAIDYDRNSDITKNFYAMVQNKFHYAITGSTAAEIIYQQADASKEKMGLTTWKNAPDGRVLKSDVTVAKNYLQEKEIRQLERTVTAYFDYIEGLVERRNTFTMRGLADSIDRFLSFNEYEILEGKGSISKKQADSKAIQEYEKFNRTQKILSDFDKHILKIMRES; encoded by the coding sequence TTGAATGAAATTTCTAATTTCATCCTGTATACTACACCCAATGGCCATGTTCAGCTAGATATCCTTTTACAGGATGAAAATCTTTGGTTGACTCAAAAAGGTCTTGCAGAACTCTTTGGAGTTGAACGAAGTGTCATTACAAAGCACTTGAAAAACATTTATGATAGTGGTGAGTTGGATAAGATGTCAACTTGTGCAAAATTTGCACAGGTTCAACAAGAGGGCAATAGAACTGTCCGGCGTGAACTTGAATATTACAATCTGGATGCTATCATTTCAGTAGGCTATCGTGTAAATTCCAGTAAGGCTACTCAATTTAGAATTTGGGCAACCAAGACCTTGAAAGAATTTATCATCAAAGGTTTTGTTTTAGATGATGAACGTTTGAAACAAGGACAGACAGTTTTCGGACAAGATTATTTCCGTGAACTTTTAGAACGAATTCGCTCTATTCGTTCTAGCGAGCGCCGAATCTATCAACAAATTACGGATATCTTTGCCGAATGTGCCATAGATTATGATCGAAACTCAGATATTACTAAAAACTTCTATGCTATGGTGCAAAATAAATTTCATTATGCAATTACTGGAAGTACGGCTGCAGAAATTATCTATCAGCAAGCAGATGCTAGTAAAGAAAAAATGGGATTAACTACTTGGAAGAATGCACCTGATGGACGAGTTCTCAAATCAGATGTAACAGTAGCCAAAAATTATTTGCAAGAAAAAGAAATTCGACAACTAGAGCGAACTGTTACAGCCTATTTTGATTATATTGAGGGTTTGGTTGAGCGCCGTAATACTTTTACAATGCGAGGATTGGCAGATAGTATTGATCGTTTTCTATCTTTTAATGAGTACGAAATTTTAGAAGGAAAAGGAAGTATTTCCAAGAAACAAGCAGACTCAAAAGCCATCCAGGAGTATGAAAAATTTAACCGAACTCAAAAAATTCTATCGGACTTTGATAAACATATTCTGAAGATAATGAGAGAAAGTTAA